From a region of the Flavobacterium sediminilitoris genome:
- the ykgO gene encoding type B 50S ribosomal protein L36, whose amino-acid sequence MKVRASVKKRSAECIIVRRKGRLYVINKKNPRFKQRQG is encoded by the coding sequence ATGAAAGTAAGAGCATCAGTAAAAAAGAGAAGTGCCGAGTGCATTATAGTACGTAGAAAAGGAAGATTATACGTGATTAACAAAAAGAATCCTAGATTTAAACAAAGACAAGGATAA
- the infA gene encoding translation initiation factor IF-1, protein MAKQSAIEQDGTIVEALSNAMFRVELENGHVVIAHISGKMRMHYIKLLPGDKVKLEMSPYDLTKARITYRY, encoded by the coding sequence ATGGCAAAACAATCAGCAATAGAACAAGACGGAACAATCGTAGAAGCATTATCAAATGCTATGTTCCGTGTAGAGTTAGAAAATGGACATGTTGTAATTGCTCATATTTCTGGTAAAATGCGAATGCATTATATTAAATTATTACCAGGAGATAAGGTGAAACTTGAAATGAGTCCTTACGATTTAACAAAAGCAAGAATTACATATAGATACTAA
- the secY gene encoding preprotein translocase subunit SecY, producing MKKFIDSFINVWKIEELKNRIFLTLGLLLVYRFGAQVTLPGIDATKLGNLTDQTDGGIGWLINVFTGGAFSQASVFALGIMPYISASIVVQLMGIAVPYLQKLQKDGESGRKKINQITRWLTILITLVQGPGYIYNLYKTLPADAFLLGVSSFSFLFSSVLILVTGTIFAMWLGEKITDKGIGNGISLLIMVGIIARMPQSFIQEISSRTTQANGGVMMIVLEVVLWFLVIIACILLVMAVRKIPVQYARRTVSGDFEQDMMGSRQFIPLKLNASGVMPIIFAQAIMFIPAAVSGLAKDSETAQSLAGQFNDPFGLVYNIVFALLIIIFTYFYTAITVPTNKMADDLKRSGGFIPGIRPGVETGDYLDKIMSLITFPGSLFLALIAVFPAVVVSLLNVQGAWGYFYGGTSLLIMVGVAIDTIQQINSYLLNKHYDGLMKSGKNRKAVA from the coding sequence ATGAAGAAATTTATAGATTCATTTATCAATGTATGGAAAATAGAAGAGTTAAAAAATAGAATTTTTTTAACCCTAGGGTTGTTACTAGTGTACCGTTTTGGTGCACAAGTAACACTTCCAGGTATTGATGCAACTAAATTAGGAAATCTTACTGACCAAACTGATGGTGGTATTGGTTGGTTAATAAATGTATTTACAGGAGGTGCTTTTTCGCAAGCTTCTGTATTCGCATTGGGTATTATGCCATATATTTCTGCTTCAATTGTAGTTCAATTAATGGGAATTGCGGTTCCTTATTTACAAAAACTACAAAAAGATGGAGAAAGTGGTAGAAAGAAAATCAACCAAATTACTAGATGGCTAACAATCTTAATTACATTAGTACAAGGACCAGGTTATATATATAATTTATATAAAACTCTGCCTGCTGATGCATTTTTATTAGGTGTTAGTTCTTTTTCATTCTTGTTCTCTTCTGTTCTTATTTTAGTAACAGGAACAATATTTGCAATGTGGTTAGGTGAAAAAATTACTGATAAAGGTATTGGTAATGGTATTTCATTATTAATCATGGTAGGAATTATTGCAAGAATGCCACAATCTTTTATTCAAGAAATTAGTTCAAGAACGACTCAAGCAAATGGAGGAGTGATGATGATTGTCTTAGAAGTAGTTTTGTGGTTTTTGGTTATTATTGCCTGTATACTTTTAGTTATGGCGGTAAGAAAAATTCCTGTTCAATATGCAAGGAGAACTGTTTCTGGTGATTTTGAACAAGATATGATGGGTTCTAGACAGTTTATACCTTTGAAGTTAAATGCTTCGGGTGTAATGCCTATTATTTTTGCTCAGGCTATTATGTTTATTCCTGCTGCGGTTTCGGGTCTTGCGAAAGATTCTGAAACAGCTCAATCATTGGCTGGTCAATTTAATGATCCATTTGGATTAGTATATAATATAGTATTTGCTTTGTTAATTATAATTTTTACGTATTTTTACACCGCAATTACTGTACCGACTAATAAAATGGCTGATGATTTGAAAAGAAGTGGAGGCTTTATACCTGGTATTAGACCAGGAGTCGAAACGGGTGATTATTTAGATAAGATTATGTCATTAATAACTTTTCCGGGTTCATTATTCTTAGCTTTAATAGCGGTTTTTCCTGCTGTTGTAGTTAGTTTATTGAATGTTCAAGGTGCATGGGGTTATTTTTATGGAGGAACTTCTTTATTAATCATGGTAGGAGTAGCAATTGATACTATTCAACAAATAAACTCTTATTTATTGAATAAGCATTATGATGGCTTGATGAAGAGTGGTAAAAATAGAAAAGCAGTAGCTTAA
- the rplO gene encoding 50S ribosomal protein L15 produces MNLSNLQPAEGSVHNQNKRLGRGEGSGKGGTAARGHKGAKSRSGYSKKIGFEGGQMPLQRRVPKFGFKNINRVEYQGVNLDTIQSLVDNGLITDTLDLSVIIDNRLATKNSLVKILGRGELKAKLKVSAHKFTATAKAAIEAAGGEVVTL; encoded by the coding sequence ATGAATTTAAGTAACTTACAACCAGCTGAAGGTTCAGTTCACAACCAAAATAAGAGATTAGGTAGAGGAGAAGGTTCTGGTAAAGGTGGTACCGCTGCAAGAGGTCACAAAGGAGCAAAATCTCGTTCTGGTTATTCAAAGAAAATTGGTTTTGAAGGAGGGCAAATGCCTCTTCAAAGACGTGTACCTAAGTTTGGTTTTAAAAATATTAATAGAGTTGAATACCAAGGTGTAAATCTTGATACTATTCAATCATTAGTAGATAATGGTTTGATTACTGATACATTAGATTTGTCAGTAATTATTGATAATCGTTTAGCTACAAAGAATAGCTTAGTAAAGATTTTAGGAAGAGGTGAGCTAAAAGCTAAACTTAAAGTAAGTGCTCACAAATTTACAGCTACTGCAAAGGCCGCTATCGAAGCAGCTGGTGGAGAAGTTGTAACTTTATAA
- the rpmD gene encoding 50S ribosomal protein L30, translated as MAKILVKQVKSKINCPETQKRTLESLGLRKLGQVVEHDASPAVLGMVNKVKHLVSVEETK; from the coding sequence ATGGCAAAAATTTTAGTAAAACAAGTTAAAAGTAAAATCAATTGTCCTGAGACACAAAAAAGAACTTTAGAATCTTTAGGTCTTCGTAAATTAGGACAAGTTGTTGAGCATGACGCAAGTCCTGCTGTCCTTGGAATGGTAAATAAAGTTAAACACTTAGTTTCTGTTGAAGAAACTAAATAA
- the rpsE gene encoding 30S ribosomal protein S5 produces the protein MYQKYKNVELVKPSGLELKDRLVSVNRVTKVTKGGRAFGFSAIVVVGDESGVVGHGLGKSKDVSEAIAKAVEDAKKNLVRIPLNSATVPHEQKGKFGGARVFLMPASHGTGVIAGGAVRAVLESVGVHDVLSKSQGSSNPHNVVKATFDALLQMRSAVTVAKQRGISLDKVFKS, from the coding sequence ATGTATCAAAAATATAAAAATGTAGAACTAGTAAAACCAAGTGGTCTTGAATTAAAAGATCGTTTGGTTAGTGTAAATCGTGTTACTAAAGTTACTAAAGGTGGTAGAGCATTTGGTTTCTCTGCTATCGTAGTAGTAGGTGATGAAAGTGGTGTTGTAGGTCATGGATTAGGAAAGTCTAAAGATGTTTCTGAAGCTATTGCTAAGGCAGTAGAAGATGCAAAGAAAAATCTTGTGAGAATTCCATTGAACAGTGCTACTGTACCTCACGAACAAAAAGGAAAATTTGGTGGTGCTAGAGTGTTTTTAATGCCTGCATCTCATGGTACTGGAGTAATTGCTGGTGGTGCTGTGCGTGCTGTCCTAGAATCAGTTGGTGTACATGATGTATTATCAAAATCTCAAGGTTCATCTAATCCTCATAACGTTGTTAAAGCTACTTTTGATGCTTTGTTACAGATGAGAAGTGCTGTTACTGTTGCTAAACAAAGAGGAATTTCTCTAGATAAAGTATTTAAAAGTTAA
- the rplR gene encoding 50S ribosomal protein L18 has translation MSLTKSERRQRIKFRIRKIVSGTAAQPRLSVFRSNKEIYAQVIDDVNGVTLVAASSREKEVTRGTNVETANAVGKLVAERALKAGITNISFDRGGYLYHGRIKSLAEGAREAGLKF, from the coding sequence ATGTCATTAACAAAAAGTGAAAGAAGACAAAGAATAAAATTCAGAATCAGAAAGATTGTTAGCGGTACTGCTGCGCAACCTAGGTTGTCTGTATTTAGATCTAATAAAGAAATCTATGCTCAAGTCATAGATGACGTAAACGGTGTTACATTAGTTGCTGCATCTTCTCGTGAAAAAGAAGTAACTAGAGGTACAAATGTAGAAACTGCAAATGCAGTTGGAAAATTAGTAGCTGAAAGAGCTCTTAAAGCTGGTATTACGAACATCTCTTTTGATAGAGGAGGGTATTTATATCATGGACGTATTAAATCATTAGCTGAAGGTGCTAGAGAAGCAGGACTTAAATTCTAA
- the rplF gene encoding 50S ribosomal protein L6, with protein sequence MSRIGKNPVAIPAGVTVEVKDAVITVKGKLGELSQEFSDVTVKVEDNQVIVERSSDHKNERAKHGLYRSLINNMIIGVSEGFTKQLELVGVGYRASNQGQKLDLAVGFSHNIVLEVVPEVIVETISEKGKNPIVKLSSFDKQLLGQVSAKIRSFRKPEPYKGKGIKFVGEVLRRKAGKSA encoded by the coding sequence ATGTCAAGAATAGGTAAAAATCCAGTTGCAATTCCAGCAGGAGTAACCGTAGAGGTTAAAGATGCTGTAATTACAGTTAAAGGAAAATTAGGCGAGCTTTCTCAGGAATTTTCTGATGTTACAGTCAAAGTAGAAGATAACCAAGTTATCGTTGAACGTTCATCAGATCATAAGAATGAAAGAGCGAAACATGGACTTTATCGTTCTCTTATAAACAATATGATTATAGGAGTTTCAGAAGGTTTTACAAAACAATTAGAATTAGTTGGTGTAGGTTATAGAGCTTCTAATCAAGGACAAAAACTTGATTTGGCTGTAGGTTTTTCACACAACATAGTTTTGGAAGTTGTTCCAGAAGTTATTGTAGAAACAATCTCTGAAAAAGGTAAAAATCCAATAGTGAAATTATCATCATTTGACAAACAATTATTAGGTCAAGTATCTGCAAAAATCAGATCTTTCCGTAAGCCTGAACCATATAAAGGAAAAGGTATTAAGTTTGTAGGTGAAGTATTAAGAAGAAAAGCAGGTAAATCAGCTTAA
- the rpsH gene encoding 30S ribosomal protein S8 gives MYTDPIADFLTRVRNAVRANHKVVEIPASNLKKEITKILFDQGYILSYKFDDSGVQGTIKIALKYDKETKESVIKDIQRISKPGLRKYAGSTKLPRILNGLGVAIVSTSKGVMTGKQAKQLNVGGEVICYVY, from the coding sequence ATGTATACAGATCCTATTGCAGATTTTCTTACGAGAGTTAGAAATGCAGTTAGAGCAAATCACAAAGTAGTTGAGATTCCTGCTTCTAACTTGAAAAAAGAAATCACAAAGATTTTATTTGATCAAGGATATATTTTAAGTTACAAATTTGATGATAGTGGTGTTCAAGGCACTATTAAAATCGCTCTGAAGTACGACAAAGAAACTAAAGAGTCAGTAATTAAAGATATCCAAAGAATTAGTAAACCAGGTTTACGTAAATATGCTGGCTCTACTAAATTACCAAGAATATTAAACGGTTTAGGTGTTGCAATTGTTTCAACTTCTAAAGGAGTAATGACAGGTAAGCAAGCTAAACAGCTTAATGTTGGTGGAGAAGTAATTTGTTACGTATATTAA
- the rpsN gene encoding 30S ribosomal protein S14: MAKESMKAREAKREALVTKYAEKRKALKEAGDYEALQKLPKNASPVRLHNRCKLTGRPRGYMRQFGISRVTFREMANQGLIPGVKKASW, translated from the coding sequence ATGGCTAAAGAATCAATGAAAGCCCGTGAGGCGAAAAGAGAAGCGTTAGTAACTAAATATGCTGAAAAAAGAAAAGCTTTGAAAGAAGCTGGAGATTATGAAGCATTACAAAAATTACCTAAAAATGCATCTCCAGTTCGTTTACACAATCGTTGTAAGTTAACAGGAAGACCAAGAGGTTATATGCGTCAATTTGGTATTTCTCGTGTTACTTTCCGTGAAATGGCTAACCAAGGATTAATTCCAGGGGTTAAAAAAGCAAGCTGGTAA
- the rplE gene encoding 50S ribosomal protein L5: MAYIPRLKEEYKSRVISALTEEFGYKNVMQVPKLEKIVVSRGVGAAVSDKKLVDYAVEEMTKITGQKAVSTISKKDVASFKLRKGMPIGAKVTLRGERMYEFLDRLITSSLPRVRDFNGIKSTGFDGRGNYNLGVLEQIIFPEIDIDKINKISGFDITFVTSANTDKEAKSLLAELGLPFKKN, encoded by the coding sequence ATGGCTTATATACCTAGATTAAAAGAAGAATATAAGAGTAGAGTGATCTCTGCTCTTACAGAAGAGTTCGGTTACAAAAATGTAATGCAAGTTCCTAAACTTGAAAAAATTGTTGTAAGCCGCGGTGTTGGTGCAGCTGTGTCAGATAAGAAATTAGTTGATTATGCTGTAGAAGAAATGACGAAAATTACTGGTCAAAAAGCAGTTTCTACAATCTCTAAAAAAGATGTTGCATCTTTTAAATTGAGAAAAGGAATGCCTATTGGTGCTAAAGTAACTTTACGTGGTGAAAGAATGTATGAGTTCTTAGACAGATTGATTACATCTTCATTACCACGTGTAAGAGACTTCAATGGTATTAAGTCTACAGGTTTTGACGGAAGAGGTAATTATAACCTAGGAGTTTTAGAGCAAATCATTTTCCCAGAAATTGATATTGATAAAATTAATAAAATTTCTGGTTTTGATATTACTTTTGTAACTTCGGCAAATACAGATAAAGAAGCAAAATCATTATTAGCGGAATTAGGTTTACCTTTTAAAAAGAATTAA
- the rplX gene encoding 50S ribosomal protein L24 produces MTKLKIKSGDVVKVIAGDHKGSEGAVLRVIRDKNKAVVEGVNMVSKHTKPSAKNPQGGIVKKEAPIHISNLSLIDPKSKSITKVGFKQEGDKKVRFSKKSNQVL; encoded by the coding sequence ATGACAAAGCTAAAAATTAAATCTGGAGACGTAGTAAAAGTAATCGCTGGTGACCACAAAGGTTCTGAAGGTGCTGTATTACGCGTTATCCGTGACAAAAATAAAGCGGTAGTTGAAGGTGTGAACATGGTTTCTAAACATACGAAACCAAGTGCGAAAAACCCTCAAGGTGGTATCGTTAAGAAAGAAGCTCCTATTCATATTTCTAATTTATCATTAATTGATCCAAAATCAAAATCAATTACTAAGGTAGGTTTTAAACAAGAAGGAGATAAGAAAGTAAGGTTTTCAAAAAAATCTAATCAAGTATTATAG
- the rplN gene encoding 50S ribosomal protein L14 — protein MVQQESRLKVADNTGAKEVLTIRVLGGTKRRYASVGDKIVVSIKDATPNGNVKKGAVSTAVVVRTKKEVRRADGSYIRFDDNACVLLNAAGEMRGTRVFGPVARELREKQFMKIVSLAPEVL, from the coding sequence ATGGTACAACAAGAATCAAGATTAAAAGTAGCAGATAACACGGGAGCTAAAGAAGTTTTAACTATCCGTGTTTTAGGAGGAACGAAACGTCGTTATGCCTCTGTTGGAGATAAAATTGTAGTTTCTATTAAAGATGCAACGCCAAACGGAAACGTGAAAAAGGGTGCTGTTTCAACTGCAGTTGTTGTACGTACTAAAAAAGAAGTGAGAAGAGCTGATGGATCTTACATCCGTTTTGACGATAACGCATGTGTATTGTTAAACGCTGCAGGTGAAATGAGAGGTACTCGTGTTTTTGGTCCGGTTGCCAGAGAACTTCGTGAAAAACAATTCATGAAAATTGTATCATTAGCACCAGAGGTGCTTTAA
- the rpsQ gene encoding 30S ribosomal protein S17, translating into MEKRNLRKERVGVVTSNKMEKSIVVSETRRVKHPLYGKFVLKTKKYVAHDETNDCNIGDTVKIMETRPLSKSKCWRLVEIIERAK; encoded by the coding sequence ATGGAAAAAAGAAATTTAAGAAAAGAAAGAGTTGGTGTTGTTACTAGCAATAAAATGGAGAAATCTATTGTTGTTTCTGAAACAAGAAGAGTAAAACACCCTTTATACGGTAAGTTCGTGTTGAAAACTAAAAAATATGTTGCACACGACGAAACAAACGACTGTAATATTGGAGATACTGTAAAGATCATGGAAACAAGACCTTTAAGTAAATCTAAATGTTGGAGATTAGTTGAAATCATTGAAAGAGCGAAATAA
- the rpmC gene encoding 50S ribosomal protein L29: MKQSEIKNLSAAELQEKLSELKRTYADLKTAHTISPIENPLQIRTIRRAVARVATEITKRELQ; the protein is encoded by the coding sequence ATGAAACAATCAGAAATAAAAAATCTATCTGCAGCTGAGTTACAAGAAAAACTTAGTGAGTTAAAGAGAACGTATGCTGACTTAAAAACAGCTCATACTATTTCTCCAATTGAGAACCCTCTTCAAATAAGAACTATTAGAAGAGCTGTTGCTAGAGTTGCAACAGAGATAACTAAAAGAGAGTTACAATAA
- the rplP gene encoding 50S ribosomal protein L16, producing MLQPKRTKYRKVQKGKMKGVSQRGHELSNGMFGIKSLDSTFITSRQIEAARIAATRFMKREGQLWIKIFPDKPITKKPLEVRMGKGKGAVEYWAAVVKPGRIMFEVGGVPLSVAKEALRLAAQKLPVKTKFVVARDFEA from the coding sequence ATGTTACAGCCTAAAAGAACAAAATACCGTAAGGTACAAAAGGGTAAAATGAAAGGTGTATCTCAAAGAGGTCACGAACTTTCTAATGGAATGTTTGGAATTAAATCTTTAGATTCAACTTTCATTACTTCTCGTCAAATTGAGGCAGCTCGTATTGCTGCTACTCGTTTTATGAAAAGAGAAGGACAGTTATGGATTAAAATATTTCCAGATAAGCCTATTACAAAGAAACCACTTGAAGTACGTATGGGTAAAGGTAAAGGTGCAGTTGAGTATTGGGCTGCAGTTGTGAAACCTGGAAGAATCATGTTTGAAGTTGGAGGAGTGCCTCTTTCTGTTGCAAAAGAAGCTTTACGTCTTGCTGCACAAAAACTTCCAGTTAAAACTAAGTTTGTTGTTGCTAGAGATTTCGAAGCATAA
- the rpsC gene encoding 30S ribosomal protein S3 has translation MGQKTNPIGNRLGIIRGWDSNWYGGNDYGDKIAEDFKIRKYIHARLSKASVSKVIIERTLKLVTVTITTARPGIIIGKGGQEVDKLKEELKKITDKEIQINIFEIKRPELDAYLVANSIARQIESRISYRRAIKMAIAAAMRMNAEGIKVLISGRLNGAEMARSEGFKDGRIPLSTFRADIDYALAEAHTTYGRMGIKVWIMKGEVYGKRDLSPLVGMDKQKSKSSGSSGKGKPNARKRK, from the coding sequence ATGGGACAAAAGACAAATCCAATTGGAAATAGACTTGGTATCATCAGAGGATGGGACTCAAACTGGTATGGAGGAAATGATTATGGTGATAAAATCGCTGAAGATTTTAAAATCAGAAAATATATCCATGCGCGTTTATCAAAAGCGAGTGTATCAAAAGTAATAATCGAGAGAACTTTAAAACTTGTAACCGTTACTATCACTACTGCTAGACCTGGTATTATTATCGGAAAAGGTGGGCAAGAGGTAGATAAGTTGAAAGAAGAACTTAAGAAAATTACTGATAAGGAAATTCAAATCAATATTTTTGAAATCAAGAGACCTGAATTAGATGCGTATCTTGTAGCAAACAGTATTGCTCGTCAGATTGAAAGTAGAATCTCTTATAGAAGAGCTATTAAAATGGCGATTGCTGCTGCAATGAGAATGAATGCTGAAGGAATTAAAGTTTTAATTTCAGGTCGTTTGAATGGTGCTGAAATGGCACGTTCAGAAGGTTTTAAAGATGGAAGAATTCCATTATCAACTTTCAGAGCTGACATCGATTATGCATTAGCTGAAGCTCATACTACTTATGGTAGAATGGGAATCAAAGTATGGATAATGAAAGGTGAGGTTTACGGTAAGAGAGATCTTTCTCCGTTAGTAGGTATGGATAAACAAAAATCCAAATCTTCAGGATCATCTGGAAAAGGTAAACCAAATGCACGCAAAAGAAAGTAA
- the rplV gene encoding 50S ribosomal protein L22 — MGVRKRERAEQIKEAKTQVAFAKLNNCPTSPRKMRIVADLVRGQKVELALNILRFNSKEASRKLEKLLLSAINNYQQKNADASLEEAGLFVKEIRVDGGAMLKRLRPAPQGRAHRIRKRSNHVTIVLGSNNNTQSN, encoded by the coding sequence ATGGGAGTTCGTAAAAGAGAAAGAGCAGAGCAGATTAAAGAAGCAAAAACACAAGTTGCGTTTGCTAAGTTAAATAACTGCCCTACTTCACCTAGAAAAATGCGCATTGTAGCAGATTTAGTTAGAGGTCAGAAGGTAGAATTAGCTCTTAATATATTAAGATTTAATAGTAAAGAAGCTTCTAGAAAATTAGAAAAACTGTTATTATCTGCGATAAATAATTATCAACAGAAAAATGCAGATGCTAGTTTAGAAGAAGCAGGCTTATTTGTAAAAGAGATTAGAGTTGATGGTGGTGCGATGTTAAAAAGACTTCGTCCAGCTCCTCAAGGTCGTGCACATAGAATTAGAAAGCGTTCTAATCACGTTACAATCGTGTTAGGATCAAATAATAACACACAAAGCAATTAA
- the rpsS gene encoding 30S ribosomal protein S19, translating to MARSLKKGPYVHYKLEKKVQENIEKDNKAVIKTWSRASMITPDFVGQTIAVHNGRQFVPVYVTENMVGHKLGEFSPTRSFRGHAGAKNKGKK from the coding sequence ATGGCACGTTCATTAAAAAAAGGACCTTATGTTCACTATAAATTAGAGAAAAAAGTTCAAGAAAATATAGAGAAAGATAATAAAGCTGTTATCAAAACTTGGTCAAGAGCTTCAATGATTACTCCAGATTTTGTTGGGCAAACTATTGCAGTGCATAATGGTCGTCAATTTGTACCTGTTTACGTTACTGAAAACATGGTAGGTCATAAATTAGGAGAATTTTCGCCAACTAGATCTTTTAGAGGTCATGCTGGTGCAAAAAATAAAGGTAAAAAATAA
- the rplB gene encoding 50S ribosomal protein L2 codes for MSVRKLKPITPGQRFRVVNSFDTITTDKPERSLIAPKKNSGGRNSQGKMTMRYVGGGHKQKYRIIDFKRTKVGVPAVVKTIEYDPNRSAFISLLAYADGAKTYIIAQNGLEVGQTVVSGADASPEIGNALPLSKIPLGTVISCIELRPGQGAVIARSAGTFAQLMARDGKYATIKMPSGETRLILLTCSATIGAVSNSDHQLVVSGKAGRSRWLGRRPRTRPVAMNPVDHPMGGGEGRSSGGHPRSRKGLPAKGYRTRSKVNPSNKYIVERRKK; via the coding sequence ATGTCAGTTAGAAAATTAAAACCTATTACCCCAGGTCAGCGTTTTAGAGTTGTTAATAGCTTTGACACTATTACAACTGATAAGCCGGAGCGTTCATTGATCGCACCGAAAAAAAACTCTGGAGGTAGAAATAGTCAAGGAAAGATGACCATGCGTTATGTTGGTGGTGGTCACAAACAAAAATATCGTATAATAGACTTTAAAAGAACTAAAGTTGGTGTTCCAGCTGTAGTTAAAACTATTGAATATGATCCAAATCGTTCAGCTTTTATTTCATTATTAGCGTATGCAGATGGAGCTAAAACTTACATCATCGCTCAAAATGGTTTAGAAGTTGGGCAAACTGTAGTTTCTGGTGCTGATGCTTCTCCAGAGATTGGAAATGCATTGCCTTTAAGTAAAATTCCTCTAGGTACTGTGATTTCATGTATCGAATTAAGACCAGGTCAAGGAGCTGTTATTGCTCGTTCTGCAGGAACTTTTGCTCAGTTAATGGCAAGAGATGGTAAGTACGCAACAATTAAAATGCCTTCTGGAGAAACAAGATTAATCTTGTTAACTTGTTCGGCAACAATTGGTGCAGTATCAAATTCTGATCATCAATTAGTTGTGTCAGGTAAAGCTGGTAGATCTAGATGGTTAGGTAGAAGACCTAGAACAAGACCAGTAGCAATGAACCCTGTTGATCATCCAATGGGTGGTGGTGAAGGACGTTCGTCAGGAGGTCATCCACGTTCGAGAAAAGGTTTACCTGCTAAAGGTTATAGAACTCGTTCTAAGGTTAACCCGAGTAATAAGTATATTGTAGAACGTAGAAAGAAATAA
- the rplW gene encoding 50S ribosomal protein L23, which produces MSIIIKPIITEKITKDGELFNRFGFVVDKKANKIQIKNAVEAVYGVNVVAVNTMNYRADRSVKYTKSGLISGKTNAYKKAVVQVQEGETIDFYNNI; this is translated from the coding sequence ATGAGTATCATTATTAAGCCAATTATAACTGAAAAAATAACTAAAGATGGTGAGCTTTTTAACCGTTTTGGTTTTGTAGTTGATAAAAAAGCAAATAAAATTCAAATCAAAAATGCAGTTGAAGCTGTGTATGGTGTGAATGTTGTTGCTGTTAATACTATGAATTATAGAGCGGATAGAAGTGTAAAATACACTAAAAGTGGTTTGATCAGTGGAAAAACAAACGCATATAAGAAAGCGGTTGTTCAAGTACAAGAAGGAGAAACAATAGATTTTTATAATAATATCTAA
- the rplD gene encoding 50S ribosomal protein L4, with protein MEVKVLDFNGKDTGRKVQLSDSVFAIEPNNHAVYLDVKQYLANQRQGTHKAKERAEVAGSTRKIKKQKGTGTARAGSAKNPLFKGGGTVFGPRPRSYSFKLNKNLKRLARKSALSLKAKESSLIVLEDFTFETPNTKNFINVLKALGLDNKKSLFVLGDINKNVYLSSRNLKTSKVVTSSELSTYAVLNANSLVVLEGALAGIEDNLSK; from the coding sequence ATGGAAGTAAAAGTATTAGATTTTAACGGAAAAGATACTGGAAGAAAAGTACAACTTTCTGATTCAGTATTCGCAATCGAACCAAATAATCACGCGGTTTATCTTGATGTTAAGCAGTATTTAGCAAATCAAAGGCAAGGTACTCATAAAGCTAAAGAGAGAGCAGAAGTTGCTGGAAGTACGCGTAAGATTAAGAAACAAAAAGGAACAGGAACTGCTCGTGCAGGTAGTGCTAAGAATCCTTTATTTAAAGGAGGAGGTACTGTTTTTGGACCTAGACCAAGAAGTTATTCATTTAAATTGAATAAAAACTTGAAAAGATTAGCTAGAAAATCTGCTTTATCATTAAAAGCAAAAGAGTCTAGTTTGATTGTTTTAGAAGACTTTACATTTGAAACTCCAAATACTAAAAATTTCATTAATGTGTTGAAAGCTTTAGGATTAGATAATAAAAAATCTTTATTTGTGTTGGGAGATATAAATAAAAATGTATATTTGTCGTCACGTAATTTAAAAACCTCTAAGGTTGTAACTTCTTCAGAATTAAGTACTTATGCAGTTTTAAATGCAAATAGTTTAGTTGTTTTGGAAGGTGCTTTAGCTGGAATTGAAGATAATTTAAGTAAATAA